A genomic segment from Pseudoduganella chitinolytica encodes:
- a CDS encoding chemotaxis protein CheW, translating to MKLLVFHIGADRYGLPLGTIRQVLPLMALKAVPLAPAAIAGLMNLHGSSVPVVDVALSSGAAPAARQVDTRIVLVDYGGPDGTVHALGLLVERVVGVQDVAAQALADSGVQAAPFLGQVAGDAQGLVQLVHPERLLPDALRAALFPATAAGGRP from the coding sequence CATCGGGGCCGACCGCTATGGCCTGCCGCTGGGCACGATCCGCCAGGTGCTGCCGCTGATGGCGCTGAAGGCGGTACCGCTGGCCCCGGCCGCCATCGCCGGCCTGATGAACCTGCACGGCAGCAGCGTGCCGGTGGTCGATGTGGCGCTCAGCAGCGGCGCCGCGCCGGCCGCGCGCCAGGTCGATACGCGCATCGTGCTGGTCGACTATGGGGGCCCGGACGGCACCGTGCATGCGCTGGGTCTGCTGGTCGAGCGCGTGGTCGGCGTGCAGGACGTGGCGGCACAGGCGCTGGCCGACAGCGGCGTGCAGGCGGCCCCATTCCTGGGCCAGGTCGCGGGCGACGCACAGGGGCTGGTGCAGCTGGTGCATCCGGAACGGCTGCTGCCCGATGCGCTGCGCGCGGCCCTGTTCCCCGCCACGGCGGCAGGCGGCAGGCCGTGA